From a region of the Mycobacterium sp. SMC-8 genome:
- a CDS encoding alpha/beta hydrolase, which yields MKLTSGAARPGLLLTLAVLLVAGCSQVVSGRALVAVPPPGTPIEWGPCEAGPSDQVRIPPGAECGMLSVPVDWDNPDDPDGDVAQIALLRIKAGGDKIGSLIVNPGGPGKSGKESAAVMAATLPEEVRQRFDLVGFDPRGVAESTPAVWCNSDADHDRLRADNVVEYTPEGVAHLEKLTKEFVQRCVDKMGLDFLGNVGTESVVKDLDALRAALGDEKLTFLGYSYGTRIGAGYAEAYPQKVRAMVLDGAIDPNADPVEADVRQAAAFQQAFDDYATDCAVDPDCPLGTDPDKAVDVYRSMVWPLVEEPADTTDPRGLSYNDAIVGTILPLYSPGLWRHLTQALSEIKKGRGDTMLALADLYMGRDAQGHYNNGTDSRIAVNCVDKPAITDRATLVDQDRRVREAAPFMAYGEFTGLAPMTTCGFWPIPPTSTPHEINVDGLPPILVISTTNDPATPYQAGIDLARQLDGTLVTFEGTQHTVALQGDSCIDEITTRYLVDVTVPAPDTRC from the coding sequence ATGAAGCTCACGTCCGGTGCCGCGCGACCCGGTCTCCTGCTGACGCTGGCCGTGCTGCTGGTCGCCGGCTGCAGCCAGGTGGTGTCGGGGCGGGCGCTGGTCGCCGTGCCCCCGCCCGGCACCCCGATCGAGTGGGGCCCGTGCGAAGCCGGACCGTCTGACCAGGTGCGCATCCCGCCCGGCGCCGAGTGCGGCATGCTGTCGGTGCCCGTCGACTGGGACAACCCCGACGACCCTGACGGTGACGTTGCGCAGATCGCGTTGCTGCGGATCAAGGCCGGCGGAGACAAGATCGGCTCGCTGATCGTCAATCCGGGTGGGCCGGGCAAATCGGGCAAGGAATCAGCTGCCGTGATGGCTGCGACGCTGCCCGAAGAGGTACGCCAGCGCTTCGATCTGGTGGGCTTCGATCCGCGCGGCGTTGCGGAATCCACGCCCGCCGTGTGGTGCAACAGCGACGCCGACCATGACCGACTGCGTGCCGACAACGTCGTGGAGTACACCCCGGAGGGTGTCGCGCATCTGGAGAAGCTCACCAAGGAGTTCGTCCAGCGCTGCGTCGACAAGATGGGCCTGGACTTCCTCGGCAACGTCGGAACCGAGAGCGTGGTCAAGGATCTCGACGCGCTGCGCGCCGCCCTCGGTGACGAGAAGCTGACGTTCCTGGGGTACTCGTACGGAACCCGTATCGGCGCCGGCTACGCCGAGGCCTATCCGCAGAAGGTGCGCGCCATGGTGCTCGACGGCGCCATCGACCCCAACGCCGATCCTGTCGAGGCCGACGTCCGGCAGGCCGCGGCGTTCCAGCAGGCGTTCGACGACTATGCCACCGACTGCGCCGTCGATCCCGACTGCCCGTTGGGCACCGACCCGGACAAGGCCGTCGACGTGTACCGGTCGATGGTGTGGCCGCTGGTCGAGGAGCCGGCCGACACCACCGACCCGCGGGGTCTGAGCTACAACGATGCGATCGTCGGCACCATCCTGCCGCTGTACTCGCCGGGACTGTGGCGGCACCTGACGCAGGCCCTGTCCGAGATCAAGAAGGGCCGCGGCGACACCATGCTGGCGCTGGCCGATCTGTACATGGGGCGCGACGCGCAAGGGCATTACAACAACGGCACCGACTCCCGGATCGCGGTCAACTGCGTCGATAAGCCGGCGATCACCGACCGTGCCACGCTGGTCGATCAGGACCGGCGGGTCCGCGAGGCCGCGCCGTTCATGGCCTACGGCGAGTTCACCGGCCTGGCGCCGATGACCACGTGCGGATTCTGGCCGATACCGCCGACGAGCACCCCCCACGAAATCAACGTCGACGGGCTGCCGCCGATCCTGGTCATCTCGACGACCAACGACCCGGCCACCCCGTACCAGGCAGGTATCGACCTGGCGCGTCAGCTCGACGGCACCCTGGTGACCTTCGAGGGCACCCAGCACACCGTTGCGCTGCAAGGAGATTCGTGCATCGACGAGATCACCACCAGGTACCTCGTCGACGTCACCGTGCCAGCGCCGGACACCCGCTGCTGA
- a CDS encoding wax ester/triacylglycerol synthase family O-acyltransferase — protein MQRLSGLDASFLYLETAAQPLHVCSILELDTSTMPGGYTFDRLRDGLELCIKAMPEFREKIADSRFNLDHPVWVEDNDFDVDRHLHRIGLPSPGGRAELAEICGHIASLPLDRTRPLWEMWVIENVAGTSDGTPAHTGGRVAVMTKVHHCAVDGVTGANLMSKLCTTEPDAPPPDPVEGPGGGTDLEIAVSGAVRFVSRPLKLVNVLPNTVSTVIDTVKRARSGLTMAPPFVAPKTAFNANVTGRRNVAFAHLDLDDIKTVKTHFGVKVNDVVMALVSGVLRTFLIERGELPESSLVAMVPVSVHEKSDRPGRNQVSGMFSRLETNIEDPVERLKAIAEANSVAKQHSSAISATLLQDWTQFAAPAVFGVAMRVYASSRLSGARPVHNLVVSNVPGPQGPLYMLGCEVKAMYPLGPIFHGSGLNMTVMSLSGNLDVGIVSCPELLPDLWDMADAFDVALGELLDATR, from the coding sequence ATGCAACGGCTCAGCGGACTCGACGCCAGTTTCCTGTACCTCGAAACCGCGGCCCAGCCACTGCATGTCTGTTCGATCCTGGAGCTCGACACGTCCACGATGCCGGGCGGCTACACCTTCGACCGGCTGCGCGACGGGCTGGAGCTCTGCATCAAGGCCATGCCCGAGTTCCGCGAGAAGATCGCCGACAGCCGGTTCAACCTTGATCACCCAGTCTGGGTGGAGGACAACGATTTCGACGTCGACCGTCATCTGCACCGAATCGGGTTGCCATCGCCGGGTGGCCGTGCCGAGCTGGCCGAGATCTGCGGCCACATCGCGTCGTTGCCGCTCGACCGGACCCGCCCGCTGTGGGAGATGTGGGTGATCGAGAACGTCGCCGGCACCAGCGACGGGACCCCAGCGCACACGGGCGGCCGTGTCGCGGTGATGACCAAGGTGCATCACTGCGCAGTCGACGGTGTGACCGGGGCGAACCTGATGTCGAAGCTGTGCACCACCGAGCCCGACGCGCCGCCGCCGGATCCGGTGGAGGGTCCCGGCGGCGGCACCGATCTGGAGATCGCGGTCAGTGGCGCGGTGCGATTCGTGAGCAGACCGTTGAAGCTGGTCAACGTCCTGCCGAACACGGTGTCGACGGTGATCGACACCGTGAAGCGGGCGCGCAGCGGCCTGACGATGGCACCGCCGTTCGTGGCGCCCAAGACCGCGTTCAATGCGAACGTCACCGGCCGCCGCAACGTCGCGTTCGCCCACCTCGATCTCGACGACATCAAGACGGTTAAGACTCACTTCGGGGTCAAGGTCAACGATGTGGTGATGGCGCTGGTGTCCGGTGTGCTGCGCACGTTCCTGATCGAGCGTGGCGAGCTGCCCGAGAGTTCGCTGGTCGCCATGGTTCCGGTGTCGGTGCACGAGAAGTCCGACCGTCCCGGACGCAACCAGGTATCGGGGATGTTCTCCCGGCTCGAGACCAACATCGAGGACCCCGTCGAGCGATTGAAGGCCATTGCCGAAGCGAATTCGGTTGCCAAACAACATAGTTCGGCGATCTCGGCGACTCTTCTGCAGGACTGGACACAGTTCGCCGCGCCGGCGGTGTTCGGGGTGGCGATGCGGGTGTACGCCAGCAGCAGGCTCAGCGGTGCGCGGCCGGTGCACAACCTGGTGGTATCCAACGTGCCCGGTCCGCAGGGTCCGCTGTACATGCTGGGGTGCGAGGTCAAGGCGATGTATCCGCTCGGACCGATCTTCCACGGTTCGGGCCTGAACATGACGGTGATGTCGCTGTCGGGCAATCTCGACGTCGGAATCGTGTCGTGCCCCGAGTTGCTGCCCGACCTGTGGGACATGGCCGATGCGTTCGACGTGGCGCTCGGTGAACTTCTGGACGCCACGCGGTAG
- the panB gene encoding 3-methyl-2-oxobutanoate hydroxymethyltransferase has product MSEQPVYGAVTETPKRVKVRTHHLHKWKAEGHKWAMLTAYDYSTAAIFDEAQIPVLLVGDSAANVVYGYDTTVPVTLDELIPLVRGVVRGAPHALIVADLPFGSYEAGPQQALATATRMLKETGAHAVKLEGGERVADQIAAVSAAGIPVMAHIGFTPQSVNGLGGFRVQGRGDAAEQTIHDAIAVQEAGAFAVVMEMVPAELATQITGKLTIPTVGIGAGPNCDAQVLVWQDMAGMTNGRTAKFVKRFGAVGDELRRAATDYAREVATGTFPAEEHSF; this is encoded by the coding sequence ATGTCTGAGCAGCCTGTCTACGGCGCTGTCACCGAGACGCCCAAGCGTGTGAAGGTCCGGACGCACCACCTGCACAAGTGGAAGGCCGAAGGCCACAAGTGGGCCATGCTGACCGCATACGACTACTCGACCGCGGCGATCTTCGACGAAGCGCAGATTCCGGTGCTGCTCGTCGGCGATTCCGCGGCCAACGTGGTCTACGGCTACGACACCACCGTTCCGGTGACGCTCGACGAACTGATTCCGCTGGTGCGCGGAGTGGTCCGGGGCGCACCGCACGCGCTGATCGTGGCCGATCTCCCCTTCGGCAGCTACGAGGCCGGGCCGCAGCAGGCGCTGGCCACCGCGACCCGGATGCTCAAGGAGACCGGCGCGCACGCGGTGAAGCTCGAAGGCGGTGAGCGGGTGGCCGACCAGATCGCCGCCGTGAGCGCCGCCGGCATCCCGGTGATGGCGCACATCGGCTTCACCCCGCAAAGCGTCAACGGCCTCGGCGGATTCCGGGTGCAGGGGCGTGGCGACGCCGCGGAACAGACCATCCACGACGCGATCGCCGTGCAGGAGGCAGGCGCGTTCGCGGTGGTGATGGAGATGGTCCCGGCCGAGCTGGCCACCCAGATCACCGGGAAACTCACGATTCCGACCGTCGGCATCGGCGCCGGACCCAACTGCGACGCCCAGGTTCTGGTGTGGCAGGACATGGCCGGTATGACCAACGGCAGGACCGCGAAGTTCGTCAAGCGGTTCGGCGCGGTCGGTGACGAGCTGCGCCGTGCCGCCACCGACTACGCCCGTGAGGTCGCCACCGGTACCTTCCCGGCCGAGGAGCACTCCTTCTAG
- a CDS encoding enoyl-CoA hydratase/isomerase family protein — MTEFQTITFEQTGVIARITLNRPDAANGMNGTMTRELAVAAARCDSPATKVVVITGAGRFFCAGGDLKDFASAPSRGHHIKGVADDLHRAISTLARMDAVVITAVNGTAAGAGFSLAVAGDLVLAAESASFTMAYTRVGLSPDGGASYHLPRLIGTAKTKQLMLANRTLSAQEASQWGLVGEVVADDQLRVRADELAEQMAQTSAGSNGAVKALLLDTFGNGLEQQMELEGRTIAARADSADGREGVDAFLSKRKAEFGPRG, encoded by the coding sequence GTGACCGAATTCCAGACCATCACGTTCGAGCAGACCGGTGTCATTGCGCGCATCACGCTGAACCGTCCCGATGCCGCAAACGGCATGAACGGCACGATGACCCGCGAGCTGGCCGTGGCGGCGGCACGCTGCGACAGCCCCGCCACCAAGGTCGTCGTCATCACGGGGGCCGGGCGGTTCTTCTGCGCCGGAGGTGATCTGAAGGACTTCGCATCCGCGCCGAGCCGGGGACACCACATCAAGGGGGTCGCCGACGACCTGCACCGGGCCATCTCGACGCTGGCGCGCATGGACGCGGTGGTGATCACGGCTGTCAACGGTACGGCCGCGGGCGCCGGGTTCTCCCTGGCCGTCGCCGGGGATCTGGTGCTGGCCGCGGAGTCCGCGTCGTTCACGATGGCCTACACCCGCGTCGGGCTGAGCCCGGACGGCGGTGCGTCCTACCACCTCCCACGGCTGATCGGCACCGCCAAGACCAAGCAGCTGATGCTGGCCAACCGCACGCTGTCCGCGCAAGAGGCCTCGCAGTGGGGCCTTGTGGGTGAGGTGGTCGCCGACGATCAGCTCCGGGTTCGCGCCGACGAGCTCGCCGAGCAGATGGCGCAGACCTCGGCCGGCTCCAACGGCGCGGTCAAGGCGCTGCTGTTAGACACCTTCGGCAACGGCCTGGAACAGCAGATGGAGCTGGAGGGGCGGACGATCGCCGCACGAGCCGACTCCGCCGACGGGCGCGAAGGGGTCGACGCGTTCCTGTCCAAACGCAAGGCAGAATTCGGACCCCGCGGCTAG
- a CDS encoding fatty acyl-AMP ligase has translation MSPVVRLDDYLDREGNIAIPAGLTLTSFLDRNVEELGDTPAYRYLDFDRDCTVELSWNQLRTRLHAVGTRLEQVTRPGDRVAILAPQGVEYVVGFFAAILAGTIAVPLFAPELPGHADRLDAVLNDALPTVVLTTTSAAESVRDFVRKLPRERRPRIIATDAVPDAVGAGFAPAPMNSDDIAYLQYTSGSTRAPAGVEITHRSACTNIVQMIDGVGLDHNIRSVSWLPLFHDMGLLMIMFPALCGGHITLMSPVSFVRRPYRWIKELGASDAPTFAAAPNFAFELAAQRGLPPAGDTLDLSNVAGLINGSEPVNMASIEKFYAAFGPYGLPATAVKPSYGMAEATLFVSTIGPEARPEPTYLDREQLSLGNAVRVDSGDANAVAQVSCGRVARSQWAVIVDPATESELADGRVGEIWLHGDNIGRGYWGRQEETELTFQNKLQSRLLYESHAEGCAEDALWMRTGDLGVYLDGQLYITGRVKDLVIVDGRNHYPQDIEATVAAASPAVRTGFVAAFSVPGDGREEVVIVAERAPGAGRADAGPIQEAIRSAVSRNHALPLKEIKLVAAGVIPRTTSGKLARRACRTEYLEGKL, from the coding sequence ATGAGTCCAGTGGTGCGGCTCGACGACTACCTCGACCGCGAAGGCAACATTGCGATCCCGGCCGGCCTGACGCTGACCTCGTTCCTCGACCGTAACGTCGAAGAACTGGGTGACACGCCGGCCTACCGGTATCTCGATTTCGACCGTGACTGCACCGTCGAGTTGAGCTGGAACCAGCTCAGGACGCGGTTGCATGCGGTCGGAACCCGACTGGAGCAGGTGACTCGTCCCGGTGACCGGGTGGCCATCCTCGCGCCGCAGGGCGTCGAGTACGTCGTCGGCTTCTTCGCAGCGATCCTGGCCGGCACCATCGCGGTCCCGCTGTTCGCGCCGGAACTTCCCGGCCACGCCGACCGGCTGGACGCGGTGCTCAACGACGCCCTACCGACGGTGGTGCTCACCACGACGTCCGCCGCCGAGTCGGTCCGTGACTTCGTGCGCAAGCTTCCGCGCGAGCGCCGGCCCAGGATCATCGCCACCGACGCGGTGCCCGACGCCGTCGGCGCCGGTTTCGCGCCCGCGCCGATGAACAGCGACGACATCGCCTATCTGCAGTACACGTCGGGTTCCACCCGTGCGCCGGCGGGTGTGGAGATCACCCACCGCTCGGCCTGCACCAACATCGTCCAGATGATCGACGGCGTCGGTCTGGACCACAACATCCGCAGCGTCAGCTGGCTGCCCCTGTTTCACGACATGGGATTGCTGATGATCATGTTCCCCGCGCTGTGCGGCGGGCACATCACGCTGATGTCGCCGGTGTCCTTCGTGCGCCGGCCCTACCGGTGGATCAAGGAACTCGGCGCGTCCGACGCCCCGACGTTCGCGGCGGCGCCCAACTTCGCGTTCGAGCTGGCCGCCCAGCGGGGTCTGCCGCCGGCAGGGGACACGCTCGACCTCAGCAACGTCGCCGGGCTGATCAACGGCTCCGAGCCGGTGAACATGGCCTCGATCGAAAAGTTCTACGCCGCGTTCGGGCCTTACGGTCTGCCGGCGACGGCGGTCAAGCCCTCCTACGGGATGGCCGAGGCGACGCTGTTCGTCTCGACCATCGGACCCGAGGCCCGCCCCGAGCCGACGTACCTCGACCGCGAGCAGCTCTCGCTGGGCAACGCGGTGCGGGTCGATTCCGGTGACGCCAACGCGGTGGCCCAGGTGTCCTGCGGCCGGGTGGCCCGCAGCCAGTGGGCCGTGATCGTCGATCCGGCCACCGAGTCCGAGCTGGCCGACGGCCGGGTGGGCGAGATCTGGCTGCACGGCGACAACATCGGCCGCGGCTACTGGGGCCGGCAGGAAGAGACGGAGCTGACCTTCCAGAACAAGCTCCAGTCGCGCCTGCTCTACGAGAGCCACGCCGAGGGCTGCGCCGAGGACGCGCTGTGGATGCGCACCGGGGACCTCGGTGTCTACCTCGACGGCCAGCTGTACATCACCGGCCGGGTCAAGGACCTGGTGATCGTCGACGGGCGCAACCACTACCCGCAGGACATCGAGGCGACCGTCGCCGCAGCGTCACCGGCGGTGCGGACCGGCTTCGTCGCGGCGTTCTCGGTTCCCGGCGACGGCCGCGAAGAGGTCGTGATCGTTGCCGAACGCGCTCCCGGAGCCGGCCGCGCGGATGCCGGTCCCATCCAGGAGGCGATCCGCTCTGCGGTGTCGCGCAATCACGCGCTGCCGTTGAAGGAGATCAAATTGGTTGCCGCAGGCGTGATTCCACGAACCACCAGCGGGAAGCTGGCGCGCCGGGCATGCCGGACCGAGTATCTGGAAGGCAAACTGTAG
- a CDS encoding CYTH and CHAD domain-containing protein yields the protein MAPKSRETSRYMETERKFDVVEATGSPSFDGLAAVSRAERSPSQSLDAVYFDTPSRDLARHRITLRRRTGGPDAAWHLKLPADADSRTEVHAPLAEDGSDETAVPESLRDVVLAIVRDRPLEPVARIRTVRNVELLHGLDGTVIAEFCDDHVTASAVGGEEQRWREWELELRADANPDVFDRLTNRLRDAGAEPAGHGSKLARVLATDTPATEVAVKDPARRAVAQHVGELIAWDRAVRADAWDAVHQMRVTTRKIRSLLQSAQGSFDFTGREWVLDELRELAGVLGVARDAEVLAERYARALDALPEANVRGPVRERLVEGAQKRYQTGWKRSLTAMRSPRYFRLLDALEELVSAEAPHSGPDGAPAELTIGSAYKRVRKAAKAARLAAADTETDPDEALHRIRKRAKQLRYTAAATGQSKVADRAKAIQTLLGDHQDSVVSRAHLSRQAQAAHAAGEDTFTYGLLYQQEDDLAQRCGEQIDRALRKLDKAVRRS from the coding sequence ATGGCCCCGAAATCGCGCGAAACGTCCAGGTACATGGAGACCGAGCGCAAGTTCGACGTGGTCGAGGCAACCGGGTCGCCGTCCTTCGACGGGTTGGCCGCCGTGAGCCGGGCTGAGCGGTCGCCGTCACAATCGCTGGACGCTGTCTACTTCGACACACCCTCGCGCGACCTCGCCCGGCACAGGATCACACTGCGCCGCCGCACGGGCGGGCCCGACGCCGCGTGGCATCTGAAGTTGCCGGCCGACGCGGACAGCCGCACCGAGGTGCACGCGCCGCTGGCCGAGGACGGCTCCGACGAGACCGCCGTACCGGAAAGTCTGCGCGACGTCGTCCTGGCGATCGTGCGGGACCGACCGCTGGAGCCGGTGGCCCGCATCCGCACGGTGAGGAACGTCGAACTCCTGCACGGGTTGGACGGGACGGTGATCGCCGAGTTCTGCGACGACCACGTGACGGCAAGCGCGGTCGGCGGCGAGGAGCAGCGCTGGCGCGAGTGGGAACTCGAACTCCGGGCCGACGCGAACCCGGATGTGTTCGACAGGCTGACGAATCGTTTGCGCGACGCCGGGGCGGAGCCGGCCGGTCACGGCTCCAAGCTGGCGCGGGTGCTGGCCACTGATACCCCGGCGACCGAGGTAGCCGTGAAGGATCCGGCGCGGCGTGCAGTGGCGCAGCACGTCGGCGAGCTCATCGCGTGGGATCGGGCCGTCCGGGCCGACGCGTGGGACGCGGTCCATCAGATGCGGGTCACGACCCGCAAGATCCGCAGCCTGCTGCAGTCGGCGCAGGGCTCCTTCGACTTCACCGGCCGGGAATGGGTGCTCGACGAGTTGCGCGAACTGGCCGGCGTGCTGGGCGTCGCTCGCGACGCGGAAGTGCTCGCCGAACGGTACGCGCGTGCTCTCGACGCCCTGCCCGAGGCGAATGTGCGGGGACCGGTGCGCGAGCGGCTGGTCGAGGGCGCCCAGAAGCGCTACCAGACCGGATGGAAGCGGTCTCTGACGGCGATGCGCTCGCCGCGATACTTCCGGCTGCTGGATGCGCTGGAGGAGTTGGTCAGCGCCGAAGCTCCCCACTCGGGTCCGGACGGGGCGCCCGCTGAGCTGACCATCGGCTCGGCGTACAAGCGGGTGCGCAAGGCCGCCAAAGCGGCCCGACTCGCAGCGGCCGACACCGAAACCGACCCTGACGAGGCGCTGCACCGAATCCGCAAGCGCGCCAAGCAGCTCCGCTACACCGCCGCGGCCACCGGCCAGAGCAAGGTGGCCGACCGAGCAAAGGCGATCCAGACGCTGTTGGGTGACCACCAGGACAGCGTGGTCAGCCGCGCGCACCTGAGCCGGCAGGCCCAGGCGGCGCACGCCGCGGGTGAGGACACCTTCACCTATGGGCTGCTGTACCAGCAGGAGGACGACCTGGCCCAGCGCTGCGGAGAGCAGATCGACCGTGCGCTTCGGAAACTCGACAAGGCGGTGCGCCGGTCCTGA
- a CDS encoding nuclear transport factor 2 family protein, giving the protein MSDTPLEAVHAYLDAFNAGDPAAMSEAFASDGSILDGMPPHLWLGPTAAADWYRDVLAEGDHAGASGYHVTIGEPVHNDTTGDNAYVVVPATMTFDVNGRTVTQTGATFTVALRRGADGWRVAAWAWAKGQRAL; this is encoded by the coding sequence ATGAGCGACACTCCCCTCGAAGCTGTTCACGCGTACTTGGACGCGTTCAACGCCGGGGATCCCGCGGCGATGTCGGAGGCGTTCGCTTCCGACGGCTCGATCCTCGACGGTATGCCACCGCACCTTTGGCTGGGGCCGACGGCCGCGGCGGACTGGTACCGCGACGTCTTGGCCGAAGGCGACCATGCGGGCGCGTCGGGCTATCACGTCACCATCGGTGAGCCGGTGCACAACGACACGACCGGCGACAACGCGTATGTGGTGGTTCCGGCCACGATGACGTTCGACGTCAACGGGAGGACGGTGACCCAGACCGGCGCGACGTTCACGGTGGCGCTTCGCCGCGGCGCCGACGGATGGCGGGTCGCGGCATGGGCGTGGGCGAAGGGGCAGCGCGCGCTATGA
- a CDS encoding helix-turn-helix transcriptional regulator — protein sequence MLPPARDMLPPARYLMRAKDLADARYSEPITVADLAAAAGLSRAHFSRTFTQTFGESPRAYLQTRRLERAAALLRHTDRSVADICVMVGLQSVGSFTTSFARAYGTPPAAYRASMPPAAVHARIPSCILQRDTRPKADTRVAKTAHGEKTRGSVRP from the coding sequence ATGCTTCCGCCAGCCCGGGACATGCTTCCGCCGGCCCGCTACCTGATGCGGGCCAAGGACCTGGCCGACGCGCGCTACTCAGAGCCGATCACCGTCGCCGACCTCGCGGCCGCCGCCGGATTGTCCCGGGCTCACTTCAGCCGCACATTCACCCAGACATTCGGCGAGTCGCCGCGTGCGTACCTGCAGACCCGACGCCTTGAGCGGGCGGCGGCCCTGCTGCGCCACACCGACAGGTCGGTAGCCGACATCTGCGTGATGGTCGGGCTGCAGAGCGTCGGGTCGTTCACCACCAGTTTCGCGCGCGCCTACGGTACGCCTCCGGCGGCATACCGAGCTTCGATGCCGCCCGCTGCCGTCCACGCGCGGATTCCCAGCTGCATTCTGCAGCGCGACACCCGCCCGAAGGCCGACACCCGCGTCGCAAAAACAGCACACGGGGAGAAGACACGCGGATCGGTGCGGCCGTAG
- a CDS encoding VOC family protein, producing the protein MIKIASAHLWVHDQEAALKFWTEKVGLEVRQDVSLPDVDGIFRWLTVGPPGQDDVSIVLMAVPGEPVMDDATRKQVLDLTAKGFAGTIFLTTDDCRASYEELKARGVEFTEEPHEMPYGIDCGFRDPSGNSVRLTQLAEVPLGS; encoded by the coding sequence ATGATCAAGATTGCCAGTGCCCATCTGTGGGTTCACGACCAGGAAGCCGCGTTGAAGTTCTGGACCGAGAAGGTGGGTCTGGAAGTGCGCCAGGATGTTTCGTTGCCCGATGTCGACGGCATCTTCCGGTGGCTCACGGTCGGGCCGCCCGGCCAGGACGACGTGTCGATCGTGCTGATGGCCGTCCCCGGCGAACCCGTCATGGACGACGCCACCAGGAAGCAGGTACTCGACCTCACCGCAAAGGGCTTCGCCGGCACCATTTTCCTGACCACCGACGATTGCCGCGCCAGCTACGAGGAGCTGAAGGCACGCGGCGTCGAGTTTACCGAGGAACCCCACGAGATGCCCTACGGCATCGACTGCGGATTCCGGGATCCTTCGGGCAACAGCGTGCGACTCACCCAGCTCGCCGAGGTCCCGCTAGGCAGCTGA
- a CDS encoding HNH endonuclease signature motif containing protein translates to MFESVFDVDFDVDEGASQAELRAVVERCEALKSAAAAAQARATALWAAKRRAAEDAAGIRAERRGKGLASEIALARRDAPVCGGRHLGLAQALVEEMPYTLAALACGALSEWRATLIVRESACLSVQHRRQLDEELCADPSRLTGWGNRRVEAEAKKITARLDAAAVVARINRSAADCAVSCRPAPNTMVYVTVRLPLAQGVGLYAACKRAADTSGDGRPRGQVMAETIYERVTGHPAAGPVPIALNLVMADTTLAGDDDELGWLDGYGPVPAGFCRALTGDAVADAQPKASLRRLYRHPDSGQLVAMESAARIFPKGLAQLLERRDRTCRTPYCNAVIRHHDHAIPNRAGGPTSARNGLGMCEACNYAKEAPGWQVNTTDSDGEHTAEFTTPTGSVYRSTAPQLPGPPVRRRLSLLEGKLTIDLITFDAA, encoded by the coding sequence ATGTTCGAAAGTGTGTTCGATGTCGATTTCGATGTTGATGAGGGGGCGTCGCAGGCCGAGTTGCGGGCGGTGGTCGAGCGGTGTGAAGCACTGAAATCGGCCGCGGCCGCCGCCCAGGCCCGCGCGACCGCGTTGTGGGCGGCCAAACGCCGCGCCGCCGAGGACGCCGCCGGGATCCGGGCCGAGCGGCGCGGGAAAGGGTTGGCCTCTGAGATCGCGTTGGCCCGCCGTGATGCCCCGGTGTGCGGGGGCCGCCATCTCGGGTTGGCCCAGGCCCTGGTCGAGGAGATGCCCTACACGTTGGCCGCGCTGGCGTGCGGGGCGCTCTCGGAATGGCGGGCCACCCTGATCGTGCGGGAATCCGCCTGCCTGAGTGTGCAACATCGCCGCCAACTCGATGAAGAACTGTGTGCCGATCCGTCGCGGTTGACGGGGTGGGGCAACCGCCGCGTGGAGGCCGAGGCCAAGAAGATCACCGCCCGCCTGGACGCCGCCGCGGTGGTGGCACGGATCAACCGCAGCGCTGCGGATTGTGCGGTGTCGTGCCGGCCCGCCCCCAACACCATGGTCTATGTCACGGTGCGGCTGCCGCTGGCCCAGGGGGTCGGGCTGTATGCGGCGTGCAAACGGGCCGCCGACACCAGCGGTGACGGGCGCCCGCGTGGGCAGGTGATGGCCGAGACGATCTATGAACGGGTCACCGGGCATCCCGCTGCCGGGCCGGTGCCGATCGCGCTGAATCTGGTGATGGCCGATACCACCCTGGCCGGTGATGACGACGAGCTGGGCTGGCTGGACGGGTACGGCCCGGTCCCGGCCGGGTTCTGCCGGGCCCTGACCGGGGATGCGGTTGCTGATGCCCAACCCAAAGCCAGCCTGCGCCGGCTCTACCGCCATCCCGACAGTGGGCAGTTGGTGGCGATGGAATCGGCCGCCCGGATCTTCCCGAAAGGGTTGGCGCAGCTGCTCGAGCGCCGCGACCGCACCTGCCGGACCCCGTACTGCAACGCCGTGATCCGCCACCACGACCACGCCATCCCCAACCGGGCCGGCGGGCCGACCAGCGCGCGCAACGGCCTCGGGATGTGCGAGGCCTGCAATTACGCCAAAGAAGCCCCCGGCTGGCAGGTCAACACCACCGACTCCGACGGTGAGCACACCGCCGAATTCACCACCCCCACCGGCTCGGTCTACCGCTCGACGGCACCCCAACTCCCCGGCCCACCGGTCCGCCGCCGCCTCAGCCTCCTCGAAGGCAAACTCACCATCGACCTCATCACCTTCGACGCCGCGTAG